Genomic segment of Triticum aestivum cultivar Chinese Spring chromosome 6A, IWGSC CS RefSeq v2.1, whole genome shotgun sequence:
gcaaggtgctagcgcttctgaaagactatgtctcggtcatccgtttctcaaacaccatgtagtgcgagaaatccaacggaggcgatcgagtcttgtagggaaaagtgtgcaaacctctgcagagtgtataaactaatcatggttagccatgtccccggttatggacgtcttgagtatctagtacctggattatcatgtgaatctcatcatgttactttaaattaagtttgttgggtttcatgatgttacttaattaggattgagaatgctatcaaccattctcaatgttcaacaaccaccatgatagttaaataaaatttattcctttgtagtagggaaaaattggcttttcgcaaaaatcttataaccatagagcttttccaccagccaaatatgcatgtagtgatagcctttattcatcattctctatggtgtaaatttgccagtacatttaatgtactgaccctttgtggctgcaacgtctcatgttgcaggattatcttacaatgagtaagtgatacgttagggttacgatttctacactcaactttgccgttggtgttgatgggaatccacaatcttgttactttcgctatttggattgaagtaatagtatttacattattttatacatgtaatttacctctgttataaatcatcgagtactgtgtgtgtcagcataccgattcagggatgacacttaagcacagagacttgacccattcaggtcgggtcgctacatccacGACACCAGCCCAGAACGACAGGAGCTTCTTCGATTGCTCTAACTGACAGCGAGCAGTCGCGCGCAAAAAAGGAATGTGTCACGGGTACTATGATTCAAACTACATACCTCCTGCTGGAGTACACATCTTACTAGCCACTGCAATCGATGAGTTGTCATGACAAATGAGATGCGTGAGGTCTAAAGAACTAATGGCCGCGGCGTAACTAAACATTGAATGAAAAACTGTGAACAAGttttgaacacttttttaaaattatgaacattttttgtcaAACACGAGTAACTTataatttttttgaacatttttaaaaatattgAGAAATTTTtaaattcccaaacattttttgaatttgtaaacAAACTGGATAACATATtttaaattctgatttttttaaaacACAAATACTTTTTTGTATTTTTTAACATAATTTTTTaaagcgaacattttttgaaaacacaaacattttttgaactggTGAATAAACTAGCCTTATACACAAAATGATATGACTCGAAAGGGTGTGTCTCATTTTTATACAAACTCGGGCCACAAAAAACGCACAACGGAAACGAACAAAAGGCAACGTTCGCAAACGACGACATATATGGGCCCATGTGAAAAAAAAGGACAAGAACAGACCAACACAAAACAAAATGGAACAGTAGGACGTGGGAGAAAAAATAACAAGCTCACATGGGTGGGGATGATCGGGTTTGTGCGAAGATTAAAACAAACAAACCGGGTGGTTACAAACTTAGATGAGACATCACTGCATCTCATCTGGATGAGATTTAGcaaatccgaaagaaaaaaaaaactagttACGTTATCCTCTCGCTACATAGTCGAATCAAAATAAACAAAACAAGAAATGAAAAGACATGTGTCCCTCCAAAAAATGTTACAGCCCACAAAATGAACCCAACACAATGCATAAAAATGGCCCACTAAAAAAACCATATCAAGCATCACTGTTTCATGAGGGATGAACAAATAACAGGACACGATAACAACGAGCACGACCTAGAAACACGCACATCTAATGCCATGTGAGTTAGATGAGACATTGTTAACTCACCCTAGACGAGAATTAGCAAAACCAATCCAAAACATTCAAATCGCGCTGCGAAAACGGCCCAACAAAAGATGCACGCATGAGCAGGTTGACAAGTAGATACCAGACATACAGCGCGACACGAGACTCGTGCGACAAAACAATCCATGATCGTAATTTACACGACAATTAAAGCAAATAGATGACGAAGTGAAAAAAGTTCAATAATTTAAAACAACGAAATAAAGAAGAAAAtaatagaaaagaaaaaataaaaagaaatggaaaaggagaaaataataaataaataaaataccaaaaaatcaCGAATTTAAAACGGTACTAGTTCATAATCGAAAACAAATTATGAAacggaaaaagaaaaggaaaaataacaaaaaaaagtaACACAGCAGCCCATATAAAAACAGGAAAAGACAACAGCCCATGAGAAGACATGAAAAAAAAAACACAGCCCATACGAGCCGAGGGCAGCTGACTAGTGTAGCTTTTTTTTTCGTTGTGTTTTCGGTGGCCATGGCAATGATACCTACAACCAAAGATGAATTTGATCGCCACTTCATTTGTAGTGTGACCTTGCCCTGATCGTCTATAATTGAACGTGACGATATCATCATGAGCGTATTCACACTTCTGTTTTATTCATATAATAATGTAGGTGTAGGCATATTCAGAAATTGCTAATGGAGCTCGAGCTCCATGTAGCCTGGATTTTGAAAAATTCaagaaacaacttcataagttttAAAATTTTCTGAAAGAAACTACACAcgtattctttttttttgcgggtgaaataaTGTATTACTCAATCACAAGGTCCATACATTCAATCACTGCAAACTCCAATGCTTCTGAAGGCCCTGAATCTATCCAAGTCATGGTCCTGCCTTCTAGACGAGCAAACTTAGCTAGACTATCACTAACCTTATTTTGACTACGattgatatgagtaatacaagaattaCGAAGAGACATAAGGTAACGGATCTCCTTAATGAGCGACGTGTAAATAGATCCGTCCACCTCCTTAGCCTGTATCAGCTTCATTGCAACAATGGAATCCATCTCGATCATGATAGGTAGGACACTCCTCTGGATAGCAAATGACAAACCCTCCATGCAAGCACACAATTCAGCTTTTAGGACTTCGCGACATGAGAAAAGCTACCTACACGAAGAAAAAAATATAGAACCCTTGTCATCTCTCAGCACCATGCCAGCGCCTGCCGATCCATCATCTGCATACGAGCCATCAGTGCACAACTGCACCCAGCCGGCCTTGGGCGCAATCCACTTGGGATGAGCAACATTTGTTATCACATGTGACCACCGGGGATGAATATCATATGTGATAAAATGCATTCTAAACATAGCACACATCAAAACGTAAAACTCATGATTTTTTTACATACCTCACATCAAAACGTATTTCGCCATAAAATATCACATAAACATAGCACACATCCCTATATGTGCACTTTTTTCAGAATTATTTGAAACTAAAACAGTTAGTTTAAATTTTTTGCAACATTTTGGGTTGAAGTCTCAAAAAACGTctttattatgggacggagggagtaaaaaataGAATACACTCAccaccacatcgccgccgccgcgcctcagcCTGATCTACGCCGCCTCCGTCTGCGGCCCCTCCTCCGCCATGGATCCCGCTACTGGCTAGCCACTCTCCTCTCGCCGCTCGTCCTGCGCCGCCCCGCGTCTCCCCtgattgttcagccacctgacgcCGACGCGCCACTCCGGCAGCTGGCCCTCTACTCctcccccagccgccgccgccgccgcccggccaccCAACGCCGACGCCCCACGCCAGCAGCTTCCCGACCAGCTCCGCGAGGTAAGCCACCTGCTACTCTCTGTTAATTTTTCGCATTTTCTGATGGGTGCACTAATAACATTACCACCTGCTACACCTGATGCGTGCACTGATGCTATGATGTGTGTGATGCATGAGTATGTGATGTATCTGAACAAAAAATCTGGACAGTGAGCTCTTTATTTCATTGTGTATTGGACAACAAATTTGTTTTGATGAATATGATCTTGAAAGTGAGCTCGTCTTGATGTATATGAGCCTGAAAATGAGCATGTTTTGATGTATACGGTCTTGAAAGCGAGCTTATTTTGATGAACATGAACAAAAATTATAGACCAGAGCTCTTTATTTCATTGTGCATTGGACAGTAGGCTCTTTATTTAGTTGTGTATTCTCTTTTGCTTCGTATCCTTGTGCTAGACAGTGAGCCACTTTTGCACAAGCCGCAGCTCAGAAGAACTGGCCCTAACCAATcccccctctcttcttcctcagtGGCCCTGTCTCTAAAATCGCCACCAAACTCCCCACAGATGGGCTGGTGCTCCCCGTCCACACCCCGGCAGCTGCTATCCACCGTCGCACTCTTCGCCTTCGGCGCAGGGCTCCTCACCTACGGCGCACACCTCTCCTACGTCCACATCGAGCCCCAGCGCGAGCGCACGCTCGCCCGCGATCAGTTTGTCCGCGACTACCTACGCAGGAAGCACGACAAGTAGCCCGCATCCTCACGGCATCCCCTCCTATTCCGTTCCACTGCTTGGCAACGATGCCTTTGCCCCCCATGAGCTCCGGCGTTGGGCCAGTGATAGCGGAGGTGGAGATGAACGCCGGCGCCGACCAGGATGCCACTACCGTGTGGGCCACTGTTGTGCAGGCCTGCAGCATGTTCTATGACACGCCTGCAACGTTCGGTATGTCCTCTGACTTTGGTTTCGCTGTCGTTTCCTATCGTTGCTCGTATGGTGTTCGGTCATTTGTCTTGCTAGTGTGTGGATCGGGTGCTGAGCGCTAGGtgcttgcttgattgcttgattgcttgtctcACTAGCACGGACTTGCTCTTTTGTAATCTATCAGACTGATGCCTTGAAATAGCAAGAATGGTGTGCCAATCAAACTTGAGCTATATTGTTCTCCTTCATTGACTATGGTTTCATATGTACAAAGAGTTGTGCTTTTTCGATGTCAATGGACTAGGTCGAAAAGGAATTGACAGTTTTCTTGAATTGTAGTTGGTGTAATTGTCTTAGTGGCAAGCTCTATAGACAAAATTTTCTTGCTTGGAAAATGAGGTGTTTGCTGTATGACACAAGCACATTAGGCAGAAAATTGCAGTTATGTTACTTAGGTGGCACACAATTCCCCTTGCTGATGGGAGACTGCTGATCTGTATAAACTTTCCATTTTGGATATCAAGGGAGCAGATGTTAATGTCACATTTGATCTTACATCTTCTCTCCCTGTTTTCTATGATATCTCCTGTTAAGCATGAGCTATTGGTCATTAAGAATGATTTAACTGCAATAAATGGTGTTCCACAAAATGTAAGATAAAGAAATATTACACGAAAAGAGCTCAAGGATTTGAAACGGAAAATGCAAGTTGGTAATGTATCTTGTATGCATGTAATTCGTTTACAAATTATGAACATGAATCCTTGCAGGATTGGAGAATATTTTGTTGCTGCTAATTCGTAACTGCATTGTTTGACAGACAAAGCAGAAAAATTGACAGCCGAGACAGCTGGATATGGTTCACAGTTGGTTCTTTTCCCAGAAGTCTTTGTCGGTGGCTACCCTCATGGGTCTGCCTTTGGACTAACTGTTGGCAGTCGATCTGCAAAGGGAAAAGAAGACTTTTGGAAGTACCATACAGCTGCCATAGATGTGCCTGGTATGCCAAGATTTTGTCAATATATTCACTGTACATTGTTTTTCATGATAATTATCATGCTTCATCTTTTTGCTTGATACTTATAATTTTTAGTGTGCATTGTGCTCTGGAGAAATAGAAATACACCCAGAACTGAACTTCTTTTTATTCCGTTTTTGAACTATAGTTTCAGTCCATCTGTTAGCAACAAATTTCAAAGCACACCATTATTTGTTTGTGTTACAGTTACATTGGCAATATATTAGAATGTTTAGTGCTAGAAAGGAAGTATAAAGCACAAAATAATGTAAGAAAAGCAATCGTAATTGACAGCTGTTATGTTATTGAACTGAAGGTGTATAGAAAAGCAATCAAGCAAAACCTCAAACAAGCTGATAAATTACTGAACTAAAGTGTATGATATTTGATTTCTGTTCCTGTGTTTTCCTGCATTTCAAGAAGTACAGCTCCATAATTGACAAAACCTTTGCAGCTTTGACCTTGTTACCTGTATTTGTTAAATTTATTTGTTATTCTTCTAGTTCATGGTGCAATTCATTATCAATGTACATTGGATTTTATACTCCAAATCATCACAACAGAGCATAGTAGTGAAAAGAGTAACATGAGCACGCAACTCTTGTTAATACAGCTGATAAAAATGAATAAATCAACAGAGCGCACCGCCGTTCGTCCTGGAGGGAGTTCCATCATCTCGCCATCTATGGCAGTGTTGGCAGGCCCCAACTATGAGGGCGAGGCCCTTCTCACAGCTGACCAGGGTAAGAAACTGATGACTGGCTTCCAGTCTATGCTAAATGCGTATTGTTTTGGGTACTTGTAGGCAGCACAACAGTGTACTGATTTATTTATACGTGTTCGGTAATCGCAGCTGTCACCAATATAAATCTGTATTGTGACTGAAACATCACAAGCACATAATTCTTAATAGAAACTTTGTGATATGTTTGCAGACATTGGTGAAATTGTTCGGGCGAAGTTTGATTTCGACGCTGTGGGAAACTACAAACGGGCTGAGGTGCCGAGCTTGAGCGTGAATACCGACGCTGTGGGACACTGCAAACGGGCTTAGGTGCCGAGCTTGAGCGTCAATACTGATCTGAGACACCTGTGTCTTCCACTCTACCGACGGATAAGATCTGAGGTGCAAGAGTGCCAATGTTTTGAGGACCTGATTGATGACCAGCAATGTTTCCGTAGCTGTCAGCAATAGTTGTGCCTTTGTTTTTCTTGTAAGGGCATCTACAGACATACTACATACATCTACCCCAATGACTTGTAGTATATTTGATTTTGAAAACCATTCTGGGGTAGAAATAATGTGTTTTTCTTATTTGAATTTGTATAAGATCTTTGGACCGTCGATTCGTAATCAGAGTGGGCTAATAGTATTCTACTAACAACCTTGGCTGGCGCAAAGAGTAGAATGCAGGAGTACATATCAGTGAGGAAAACCAGCTTGGTGCAGAGCCACAAACATTGAAGGGGATTCTCATTTCTCTTCATCTAGTTTAAGTTGCCTTTGGAACATTTATGATCAGGAAAACCGCGCCTTGCGCTACAATCCAGCTCAAGAGAGGATAGCCATCAGGTCAGATACCCTCAGCACAATGTAGTTTGTACCATCAGCACCCTTGAACTCAGCGCCAGCATACTTGGAGTACAGAACGGAATTGCCTGTGGATACCGGCAACGGGATCCTCTTGCCTTCCTCGTCCAGATAGCCCGGGCCGACAGCGACCACCTGTCTCCGACAAATGAACATGGCATTAGCTCAAAAGCAAGATTGATTCGAACTAGATAGATGCCAAGGTAGTTGCAACATGACCCGTACAGCTCAGAAACATAGGCACCATAGACATCAAAACTGTCCAACAGAACTAGTAAATGACTAACCGTTCCAACAGATGGCTTCTCCTGGACACTGTTAGTCAGCAGCAGGCCCCCAGCAGTTTTATCTTCAGCTACAGCTACCTGTTATACAGGACGAAAAGCATGAAATGGTTATTATAACAAGATTCGACGGTAAGTAACCTAAGACAGAAACAGACACAAAACTGACACCAGCGCACAGTCCAAGACATATATGTTGATGTAACcagatgcacacaataaatgtatGTGAAAACATCTACCTTGATAAGAACACGGTCGCTAAGAGGCTTCATGTCTTTCACATCCTCTGTCTCCAGAATACCTATGATATCGTCCTCTTTTAGGATCAGATGGTTGGAATCATTCAACTCCACCTCCATTCCAGCATACTTCGAATATACAACCTGAGCCCCAACCTACATAACAGATGATACATGTTACACCTGCCTTTACTCACCAACCACTGGTATAAACCTGTTGTATTGACAACTAAAGGCAGAAGAGATGTAGTAACAAAGCAGATACAAAACTGGCATAACATGCGTAAAATTCTAGAATGTAAAAAGCTAAGGCAAGCTTCATCATATTAGCATTTTAGCATGCTTTTGACTGGATTTGTTATAACTAAAGTCCTACTCATAATATTGTAGCACACTGACATATTGAAAACTAATTATCACGGCAAAACATATACAAGGACCAAACCAGATACAACAAAACTGGCACAACATGCGTAATATCCCAAAATCCAAACAGGTAACGCAAGCGCGTTGCAAGCTTCATCATATCAGCATTTTAGCATGCTGTTGACTGGATTTGTTATAACCAAAATTCTACTCACAAGACTAACAAACTGATTGCACAAGCCATACCTTAATGCCGACTTCTACTTTGCTATCCCCAATGGTTCTTCCCTCTCCAACAGAAACCACCTCACCACTCTGAGGTTTAGACTGAGCAGTTGAAGGAAGCAGAATCCCACCGGTCGTCTTCTGCTCGGCAGTCTTGGTCTTCAGAAGCACTCTGTCAGCCAAGGGCTTGACCGTCGTGTACTGCAGCAGAGTAACAGGGGATAGTTTCAGACCCGGAAGCATACTCGCCGCATGATAATTAGAGCTAGAGGCTCGACTAAAACGCTAGGCGCAAGCCACAAAAGAAACATAACTGCTTTCTGGGCTCCTTTTCGATATATTGATGCTGGGAGCATTCAACCTCCTAGTTCATTTGATGACACAACTGGTTGCTCAAAACAGCTCTCCGGTCGGTTAATTCAACCAAAACTGACGTCGAGAAACCTCATAGTCCATTTCATGAAACATTTAATTGATCATAAGCAGCTCTGTCTGACCATTAATTAATCCAGTAGAATCCCAAATTTCGTCAACACTATGCAGCAAGCTTAGAGAGATACCCAGTTGACACACCACGGCAGAGACATTTAAATTTCCTAACCAATATACCTAAACTCTACAGAAAAACAAGGTGCACTGCATCTAACTCGTATCGCATCGCATCCCAAACCACAAATAAACGCATTCCGGCAATCTCATTATTCAGTTAGCCCCCTCTTCTACAGTCCCACCTTATCAATTGCGAGTATACACATGTAACAGGGCGCAAGAGAACCACCATCACCACTCGCGAAAAACAAGCAGCGAAACCATGCCGCATTGCACGGGGGAGCACGCACCTTGGGGGCGACGACGGTGGCGGCCCTGGCGACGAGCCCGCGGAGCGCCCCCCGCCGGGCCGCCGGCGCGGCGACGCGCCGAGGCTCGACGGCGGCCGCCCCCTTCCCGGCGAACCCCGCCGCGCCGACGGCCGCGGCACCGCAGAGCTGCACCGACGCCATTGCCCGAGGACTTCGCTCGTAATCCGAGGATAAACCCTAGCCTAGCCTAGCCTAGAAGGAAGATGAGCAGAGCAGCGGAGAAGCAAATGGGAGAGGGCAGCGCTTTATCCATCCATCCGGT
This window contains:
- the LOC123128637 gene encoding 20 kDa chaperonin, chloroplastic isoform X2, yielding MAPAARRGALRGLVARAATVVAPKYTTVKPLADRVLLKTKTAEQKTTGGILLPSTAQSKPQSGEVVSVGEGRTIGDSKVEVGIKVGAQVVYSKYAGMEVELNDSNHLILKEDDIIGILETEDVKDMKPLSDRVLIKVAVAEDKTAGGLLLTNSVQEKPSVGTVVAVGPGYLDEEGKRIPLPVSTGNSVLYSKYAGAEFKGADGTNYIVLRVSDLMAILS
- the LOC123128638 gene encoding bifunctional nitrilase/nitrile hydratase NIT4 — its product is MPLPPMSSGVGPVIAEVEMNAGADQDATTVWATVVQACSMFYDTPATFDKAEKLTAETAGYGSQLVLFPEVFVGGYPHGSAFGLTVGSRSAKGKEDFWKYHTAAIDVPERTAVRPGGSSIISPSMAVLAGPNYEGEALLTADQDIGEIVRAKFDFDAVGNYKRAEVPSLSVNTDAVGHCKRA
- the LOC123128637 gene encoding 20 kDa chaperonin, chloroplastic isoform X1, whose amino-acid sequence is MASVQLCGAAAVGAAGFAGKGAAAVEPRRVAAPAARRGALRGLVARAATVVAPKYTTVKPLADRVLLKTKTAEQKTTGGILLPSTAQSKPQSGEVVSVGEGRTIGDSKVEVGIKVGAQVVYSKYAGMEVELNDSNHLILKEDDIIGILETEDVKDMKPLSDRVLIKVAVAEDKTAGGLLLTNSVQEKPSVGTVVAVGPGYLDEEGKRIPLPVSTGNSVLYSKYAGAEFKGADGTNYIVLRVSDLMAILS